One window from the genome of Phocoena phocoena chromosome 15, mPhoPho1.1, whole genome shotgun sequence encodes:
- the RPS21 gene encoding small ribosomal subunit protein eS21, whose translation MQNDAGEFVDLYVPRKCSASNRIIGAKDHASIQMNVAEVDKVTGRFNGQFKTYAICGAIRRMGESDDSILRLAKADGIVSK comes from the exons ATGCAGAACGACGCCGGCGAGTTCGTGGACCTGTACGTGCCGCGGAAATG CTCTGCCAGCAACCGCATCATAGGCGCCAAGGACCACGCGTCCATCCAGATGAACGTGGCCGAG GTTGACAAGGTGACAGGCAGGTTCAACGGCCAGTTTAAAACCTACGCCATCTGCGGGGCCATTCGCAGGATG GGCGAGTCAGATGACTCCATTCTCCGACTGGCCAAGGCTGACGGCATTGTCTCAAAGTAA